Proteins encoded by one window of Musa acuminata AAA Group cultivar baxijiao chromosome BXJ2-9, Cavendish_Baxijiao_AAA, whole genome shotgun sequence:
- the LOC103998917 gene encoding protein IRX15-LIKE, with translation MKGVNSTRLILLQPSSNHKQGGNGVNTSISISVFHHHRIWLIALLSFFTFASLLTLLSTTTARDPSDLPSASSSSTAAVASAGSASYGKPSPLPAPVFDALVNYAVSSNSTGKMREEDLRAVAGVLRRRAPCNLLVFGIGHETPLWRALNHGGRTVFLDENEYYVARVEGRNPGLEAYDVAYTTKVREMPDLLAAARRQRRGECRPVQNLLFSDCRLAINDLPNQLYDVAWDVILVDGPKGHTPATPGRMSAIFTAAVMARSRGRGHTDVLVHDHDREAERVCSAEFLCPENLVAATPHLAHFLIRAGPADEFCSNRTSTAGDAIATS, from the coding sequence ATGAAGGGAGTCAACAGCACCAGATTAATCCTTCTGCAGCCATCATCCAACCACAAGCAAGGTGGCAATGGGGTCAACACATCCATCTCCATCTCGGTCTTCCACCATCATCGTATTTGGCTCATCGCTCTCCTTTCCTTCTTCACCTTCGCCTCGCTCCTCACCCTTCTCAGCACCACCACCGCGAGAGATCCAAGTGACCTCCcctcggcttcctcctcctccaccgctgcTGTTGCGTCCGCTGGGTCGGCCTCTTACGggaagccatcgccgctgccggcTCCTGTATTCGATGCCCTCGTCAACTACGCCGTGTCCTCCAACTCCACGGGGAAGATGAGGGAGGAGGACCTCCGGGCGGTCGCGGGCGTGCTACGACGGCGGGCGCCGTGCAACCTGCTCGTGTTCGGGATCGGGCACGAGACGCCGCTGTGGCGTGCGCTCAACCACGGCGGGCGGACCGTCTTCCTGGACGAGAACGAGTACTACGTCGCCCGCGTCGAGGGGCGCAACCCGGGGCTGGAAGCCTACGACGTGGCTTACACCACCAAGGTTCGGGAGATGCCAGACCTCCTGGCCGCCGCGCGTCGGCAGCGCCGCGGGGAGTGCCGGCCGGTGCAGAACCTGCTCTTCTCCGACTGCCGCCTCGCCATCAACGACCTCCCCAACCAGCTTTACGACGTGGCCTGGGACGTCATCCTGGTGGACGGGCCCAAGGGGCACACGCCGGCGACGCCGGGCCGGATGTCGGCCATCTTCACGGCCGCCGTCATGGCCAGGTCTCGCGGCCGCGGCCACACCGACGTGCTCGTCCACGACCACGACCGGGAGGCGGAGAGGGTGTGCAGCGCGGAGTTCCTCTGCCCGGAGAACCTCGTCGCCGCCACTCCCCACCTCGCCCACTTCCTCATCCGCGCCGGCCCCGCCGACGAGTTCTGCTCCAACCGGACCTCCACGGCCGGCGACGCAATAGCCACGTCGTAG